Proteins co-encoded in one Helicoverpa zea isolate HzStark_Cry1AcR chromosome 30, ilHelZeax1.1, whole genome shotgun sequence genomic window:
- the LOC124644670 gene encoding galactose-1-phosphate uridylyltransferase, translating into MQEFKSTEHQHVRYNPLKDEWVLVSPHRCLRPWSGQTEAEPEEQPPDPMNPLLPGATRSSGQRNPQYTSTYVFPNDFPALLERVPEPPPSEHPLFRSSAAKGTCRVMCFHPDSTMTIPLMTVDEILAVINEWINQLTELGRKYTWVQIFENKGAIMGCSNPHPHCQIWASSYLPNEPRVKERCQKEYYIKFKRPMLVDYVQQELINKDRIVIQNTEWVALVPYWAVWPYETMVLPVNGKPQRLTDLNDNQKRDLADIMKKLNIKYDNLFKCSFPYSMGFHGAPTGPSKTASDSPHWLLHAIYLPPLLRSATVKKFMVGYEMLAQSQRDLTPEQAAQKLRECDDVHYKNKK; encoded by the exons ATGCAAGAATTTAAATCCACTG AACACCAACACGTTCGCTACAACCCACTCAAAGATGAATGGGTGCTGGTGTCTCCTCACCGCTGTCTTCGACCCTGGAGCGGTCAGACGGAAGCTGAACCGGAGGAACAACCCCCGGATCCGATGAACCCTCTCCTGCCAGGAGCTACCAGGTCCAGTGGACAG CGCAATCCACAATATACATCAACCTACGTGTTCCCGAATGACTTCCCTGCGTTGCTGGAGAGAGTGCCTGAACCACCGCCTTCTGAACATCCTTTATTCCGATCCTCAGCTGCCAAGGGGACCTGCAG GGTGATGTGTTTCCATCCGGATTCCACGATGACAATACCACTGATGACTGTGGATGAGATACTCGCAGTTATTAATGA gtggATAAACCAATTAACAGAGCTAGGACGCAAGTACACTTGGGTGCAAATATTTGAGAACAAGGGAGCCATTATGGGTTGCTCTAACCCTCACCCGCATTGTCAGATATGGGCTTCTAGTTATCTACCTAATGAGCCTAGAGTTAAGGAGAG ATGCCAGAAGGAATATTACATTAAATTCAAGCGGCCAATGCTTGTCGATTATGTACAacaagaattaataaataag GACCGCATAGTAATTCAGAACACGGAATGGGTAGCCCTAGTACCCTACTGGGCAGTGTGGCCATATGAAACTATGGTGTTACCAGTAAACGGCAAACCGCAACGTTTGACAGATTTAAATGACAATCAGAAAAGAGACCTGGCTGACATAAtgaaaaaattgaatattaagTACGATAACTTGTTCAAATGCTCTTTCCCGTATAGTATGGGTTTTCATG GTGCCCCAACAGGCCCATCAAAGACAGCCAGCGACTCACCCCACTGGCTTCTTCACGCCATATACTTACCACCTCTCTTACGATCAGCAACTGTAAAGAAATTCATGGTAGGCTACGAAATGTTAGCTCAGTCACAGAGAGATTTGACTCCCGAACAAGCGGCACAAAAATTAAGGGAATGTGACGAtgtacattataaaaataagaaataa